A stretch of DNA from Yoonia sp. G8-12:
CTTCTGATGGGCGCAGGTAAGGCGTTTCCCGATTTCGCCAACACCAATGTTGAGGATTGGGACAAGACCCTGCGCACCAATATGACGGGCGCGTTTATGATCGCCCGCCAGATGGACCGCGACATCGTGGGGCGCTATCCCGCGACGCTGATCAACGTGGCATCGATGTATGCACTCAACGGTCCGCACCACCAGATTTATGAAGATATGCCGTTCAAATCCTTCTCGGCCTATTCCGCGACCAAGGCGGGTATTCATGGCCTCACGCTCTGGCTTGCGGGCTATTGGGCCAAGCGCAATGCGACAGTGAACACCATTGCACCGGGCGCGGTCTTCAACGGCCATTCCGACGAATTCCAGCGCCGCGTGGGCGAGCTGATCATGGCGGGGCGTATGGCCGCGCCGGATGAGATCGCGGATGCGATGTTGTTTCTGTGTTCATCCCAATCAGGCTATATGACCGGCCAACTGGTCAATGTGGATGGCGGTTTTAGCGGATGGTAGCAGACGTCTTTCTGGTCATCGGTGCGGGATCGATCGGGCAACGCCATGCGCGCAATCTGGCAGCACTGGACCAGAAGGTTGACTTGATCCCGTACCGCGATTTTGACGCCGATGCCGTAGCCAAGCGCACTGATGTTGCAGGCGTCATCATCGCGACGGCAACCCCGATCCGGTTGTCGCTGATCGCACTTT
This window harbors:
- a CDS encoding SDR family NAD(P)-dependent oxidoreductase, with translation MHDQLKDKTIFITGSGGVLGSTYVRRMLAAGARVVASDLTGHRADALVESHGENPNFRFYDLDVGQEDEVVVIFQRIIADGWEPNVVLNNAAITGELLMGAGKAFPDFANTNVEDWDKTLRTNMTGAFMIARQMDRDIVGRYPATLINVASMYALNGPHHQIYEDMPFKSFSAYSATKAGIHGLTLWLAGYWAKRNATVNTIAPGAVFNGHSDEFQRRVGELIMAGRMAAPDEIADAMLFLCSSQSGYMTGQLVNVDGGFSGW